From Caulobacter segnis, a single genomic window includes:
- a CDS encoding glycoside hydrolase family 99-like domain-containing protein produces MTMLPPGLKPGRDVAIEGVDAQGRVVLVGTGDDPQMIWTPPKAERAALRAARTVRIDVKLEGLDGELVGPALFADWGDGFSEDSYARLKAGPDGWFASLPARSRQLVRVRLDPSEGPCCFTVGNLTVKPAGHLGSDPRGWKGVAIQALKPALGPLRKPVGAVWRKGRAIAGQVRASRAQTGDAGPVRAAYTHAIQVSKNLRSPHFAAPIAAPITMPADAPKVVAFYLPQFHPFPENDAWWGKGFTEWTNVSKAQPQFLGHYQPRLPGDLGFYDLRQREVLAQQVELAKGAGVHAFCFHYYWFAGKRLLEKPIELYLADPTLDLPFALCWANENWTRRWDGDETDVLMAQKHSPEDDQAVFEDMARYIRDPRYLRVGGKPVLVLYRPEILPDAKATTDRWREQARAMGLGELRLLCTTAFGFQDYASHGFDGIIDFPPHAIVEGEITKSVTPLHENFTGKVYDYPAVVRHKLSELSSVDAAFVPGVMPGWDNQARKPWAGHAFHNADPESYLTWLSGALKHVEAKHPKGEGLVFVNAWNEWGEGAYLEPDRWFGHGYLHATRAALGAYVPRLTDAHPLVAEARAGFQKRADAVVLLHLFYPELIDWFAQRLAATAGDLDVMITVPESWSEDDLARARAAFPAAHFAIAENRGRDIRPFVETLRRARALGYSVFCKLHSKRSPHRAQGDEWRAELFDGLLGGEAASLALRAFAQDPKLGLLASSEARMRIGDPDVMDNNWTAVKRLSARMGLKLEPETPFAAGSMFWGRTEAFAPLSDLTDAEIDFGPELGRVDGTTAHAIERLTAAIVGRAGYRASFEL; encoded by the coding sequence ATGACGATGTTGCCGCCCGGCCTCAAGCCCGGACGTGACGTTGCGATCGAGGGCGTGGACGCCCAGGGACGGGTCGTGCTGGTCGGGACCGGCGACGATCCGCAGATGATCTGGACGCCGCCCAAGGCCGAGCGCGCGGCGTTGCGCGCGGCCCGCACCGTCCGGATCGACGTCAAGCTGGAGGGGCTGGACGGCGAGTTGGTCGGGCCGGCCCTGTTCGCCGACTGGGGCGACGGCTTTTCAGAAGATTCCTACGCGCGGCTGAAGGCCGGGCCCGACGGCTGGTTCGCCTCTCTGCCGGCGCGCAGCCGCCAGCTGGTGCGGGTGCGTCTGGATCCGTCCGAAGGCCCCTGCTGCTTCACGGTAGGCAACCTCACGGTCAAGCCGGCCGGGCATCTGGGCAGCGATCCGCGTGGCTGGAAGGGCGTGGCGATCCAGGCGCTCAAGCCGGCCCTGGGGCCGCTGCGCAAGCCTGTCGGCGCGGTCTGGCGCAAGGGGCGCGCCATCGCCGGGCAGGTTCGCGCCAGCCGCGCCCAGACCGGTGACGCTGGTCCGGTTCGCGCGGCCTATACCCACGCGATCCAGGTTTCCAAGAACCTGCGCAGTCCGCACTTCGCCGCGCCGATCGCCGCGCCGATCACGATGCCGGCCGACGCGCCCAAGGTCGTGGCGTTCTACCTGCCGCAGTTCCATCCGTTCCCGGAGAACGACGCCTGGTGGGGCAAGGGCTTCACCGAGTGGACCAACGTCTCCAAGGCCCAGCCGCAGTTCCTCGGCCACTACCAGCCGCGCCTGCCGGGCGATCTCGGCTTCTACGACCTGCGCCAGCGCGAGGTGCTGGCCCAGCAGGTCGAGCTGGCCAAGGGGGCGGGCGTCCACGCCTTCTGCTTCCACTACTACTGGTTCGCCGGCAAGCGCCTGCTGGAGAAGCCGATCGAGCTCTATCTGGCCGATCCGACCCTGGACCTGCCGTTTGCCCTGTGCTGGGCCAACGAGAACTGGACCCGCCGCTGGGACGGTGACGAGACCGACGTCCTGATGGCCCAGAAGCACTCGCCGGAGGACGATCAGGCCGTGTTCGAGGACATGGCCCGCTACATCCGGGATCCGCGCTACCTGCGGGTGGGCGGCAAGCCGGTGCTGGTGCTGTACCGGCCTGAAATCCTGCCCGACGCCAAGGCGACCACCGACCGTTGGCGCGAGCAGGCGCGGGCCATGGGGCTGGGCGAGCTGCGGTTGCTGTGCACCACGGCCTTCGGCTTCCAGGACTACGCCAGCCATGGCTTCGACGGGATCATCGACTTCCCGCCCCACGCCATCGTCGAGGGCGAGATCACCAAGTCGGTGACGCCGCTGCACGAGAACTTCACCGGCAAGGTCTACGACTATCCGGCGGTGGTCCGGCACAAGCTCTCCGAACTCTCGAGCGTCGACGCCGCCTTCGTGCCGGGCGTCATGCCGGGCTGGGACAACCAGGCCCGCAAGCCCTGGGCCGGCCACGCCTTCCACAACGCCGATCCGGAAAGCTACCTGACCTGGCTGTCGGGCGCGCTGAAGCACGTCGAGGCCAAGCATCCGAAGGGTGAGGGCCTGGTCTTCGTCAACGCCTGGAACGAGTGGGGCGAGGGGGCCTATCTGGAGCCCGACCGCTGGTTCGGCCACGGCTATCTGCACGCCACCCGCGCCGCCCTGGGCGCCTATGTGCCGCGCCTGACGGATGCTCATCCGCTGGTGGCCGAGGCGCGGGCGGGGTTCCAGAAGCGCGCCGACGCCGTCGTCCTGCTGCACCTCTTCTATCCGGAGCTGATCGACTGGTTCGCCCAGCGCTTGGCGGCCACGGCGGGCGATCTCGACGTGATGATCACCGTGCCGGAGAGCTGGAGCGAGGATGACCTCGCCCGCGCTCGCGCCGCCTTCCCAGCCGCGCACTTCGCCATCGCCGAGAACCGCGGTCGCGATATCCGGCCCTTCGTCGAGACCCTGCGGCGGGCGCGGGCCCTGGGCTATTCGGTGTTCTGCAAGCTGCACTCCAAGCGCTCGCCACACCGCGCCCAGGGCGACGAGTGGCGAGCCGAGCTGTTCGACGGGCTGCTGGGCGGCGAGGCGGCCAGCCTGGCCTTGCGCGCCTTCGCCCAGGATCCGAAACTGGGCCTGCTGGCCTCGTCGGAAGCGCGCATGCGGATCGGCGATCCCGACGTGATGGACAACAACTGGACGGCGGTGAAGCGCCTGTCGGCCCGCATGGGCCTGAAGCTCGAACCCGAGACGCCTTTCGCGGCCGGCTCGATGTTCTGGGGACGGACGGAAGCCTTCGCGCCGCTGTCGGACCTGACCGACGCCGAGATCGACTTCGGGCCGGAGCTGGGCCGCGTCGACGGCACGACGGCCCACGCGATCGAGCGGCTGACCGCGGCCATCGTCGGCCGCGCCGGCTATCGCGCGAGCTTCGAGCTGTGA
- a CDS encoding glycosyltransferase family 61 protein — MKRVLRVARRIAKGAAGRLKAMVPERPEGPGTPLEVVFEENVLPRVDDVLVEPPPPAPGAMAQAIPQVILDEPETRALLGGNSGGTDVPPWAHGANGVLRSRVDLVRLPGVWHAPAYGALFNDQGLVFHKAIHEALYLTPTLGLLPGVKVEADGPVFRVPDDVPVVDRATVFMAWGGLHNYGHFLIDCLPALATAMGAGATERFPAITPPLLPWHRELLSLMLGDQPQPRLIEAPLVRIEDAVFATAMDHFLHAPNAPLDRVRERILAAAAIDPAGGAKRIYVTRRGSQKRVLVNELDLETALAARGFTIVRPEELSVRDQIALFHQADLIVAPAGAALANVLFCRPSAKVIELQPSNFIGVWVRNIALLVGVDWRAFFAPSPLSETEVYLEGHHRPNAEFSWRLDLPAFLAFLDAAL, encoded by the coding sequence GTGAAGCGGGTGCTGCGCGTCGCCCGCCGGATCGCCAAGGGCGCGGCCGGCCGGCTGAAGGCGATGGTCCCCGAGCGTCCGGAAGGGCCGGGCACGCCGCTGGAGGTGGTGTTCGAGGAAAACGTCCTGCCGCGCGTCGACGACGTGCTGGTCGAGCCGCCGCCTCCCGCGCCGGGCGCCATGGCCCAGGCGATCCCGCAAGTGATCCTGGACGAACCCGAGACCCGCGCGCTGCTGGGCGGTAACAGCGGCGGAACCGATGTGCCGCCCTGGGCCCATGGCGCCAACGGCGTGCTGCGCTCGCGCGTGGACCTGGTCCGCCTGCCGGGCGTCTGGCACGCCCCGGCCTATGGCGCCCTGTTCAACGACCAGGGACTGGTGTTCCACAAGGCCATCCACGAGGCGCTGTACCTCACCCCGACCCTAGGCCTGCTGCCCGGCGTCAAGGTCGAGGCGGACGGCCCGGTGTTCCGCGTTCCGGACGACGTCCCGGTGGTCGACCGGGCGACGGTGTTCATGGCCTGGGGCGGCCTGCACAACTACGGCCACTTCCTGATCGACTGCCTGCCGGCCCTGGCCACGGCCATGGGGGCGGGCGCGACCGAGCGCTTCCCGGCGATCACGCCGCCGCTGCTGCCCTGGCACCGCGAGCTGCTGTCCCTGATGCTGGGCGACCAGCCCCAGCCGCGTCTGATCGAGGCGCCGCTGGTGCGGATCGAGGACGCGGTGTTCGCCACGGCCATGGACCACTTCCTGCACGCGCCGAACGCGCCGCTGGACAGGGTGCGCGAGCGGATCCTGGCCGCCGCCGCTATCGATCCCGCCGGCGGCGCCAAGCGCATCTACGTCACCCGCCGGGGCTCGCAGAAACGGGTGCTGGTCAACGAGCTGGACCTGGAGACGGCCCTGGCGGCGCGCGGCTTCACGATCGTCCGGCCCGAAGAACTGTCGGTCCGCGACCAGATCGCCCTGTTCCACCAGGCCGACCTGATCGTCGCGCCCGCCGGTGCGGCCCTGGCCAACGTCCTGTTCTGCCGGCCGAGCGCCAAGGTCATCGAGCTGCAGCCCAGCAACTTCATCGGCGTCTGGGTGCGCAACATCGCCCTGCTGGTCGGGGTCGACTGGCGCGCGTTCTTCGCGCCCTCGCCGCTGAGCGAGACCGAGGTCTATCTGGAAGGCCACCATCGTCCGAACGCGGAGTTCAGCTGGCGGCTGGACCTGCCGGCGTTCCTCGCCTTCCTCGACGCCGCGCTCTAG
- a CDS encoding ABC transporter ATP-binding protein, giving the protein MTHQITLKNVDLDYFVYSLRSQSLRSAVFNLAVGGTMYKAAGDVAAVKALHDINLEIVEGDRIALVGHNGSGKTTLLKVIAGIYHPTRGELSIDGDITSMIAINAGIDMEATGLRNIHKLGLMRRLPRKVIDSRVDAIAEFSGLGDFLHLPVRTYSAGMLARLMFTVATEFEADILVLDEWLSAGDAEFVKKAGQRMHQMVEDAKIVVMATHDHDLVRRVCNRVCELQSGRIAFLGTTEEWLAYRESHAA; this is encoded by the coding sequence ATGACTCACCAGATCACGCTGAAGAACGTCGACCTCGACTATTTCGTCTACAGCCTGCGCTCGCAGTCGCTGCGCAGCGCCGTGTTCAACCTCGCGGTCGGCGGCACGATGTACAAGGCCGCCGGCGACGTGGCGGCGGTCAAGGCGCTGCACGACATCAACCTGGAGATCGTCGAGGGTGACCGCATCGCTTTGGTGGGTCACAACGGTTCGGGCAAGACGACCCTGTTGAAGGTGATCGCCGGCATCTACCACCCGACCCGTGGCGAGCTTTCGATCGACGGGGACATCACCTCGATGATCGCCATCAACGCCGGCATCGACATGGAGGCCACGGGTCTCCGAAACATCCACAAGCTGGGCCTGATGCGTCGGCTGCCGCGCAAGGTCATCGACAGCCGCGTCGACGCCATCGCCGAATTCTCCGGCCTGGGCGACTTCCTGCACCTGCCGGTCCGCACCTATTCGGCCGGCATGCTGGCGCGCCTGATGTTCACGGTCGCCACCGAGTTCGAGGCCGACATCCTGGTGCTGGACGAATGGCTCAGCGCCGGCGACGCAGAGTTCGTCAAGAAGGCCGGCCAGCGCATGCATCAGATGGTCGAGGACGCCAAGATCGTGGTCATGGCCACCCACGATCACGACCTCGTCCGCCGCGTCTGCAACCGCGTCTGCGAACTGCAGAGCGGCCGTATCGCCTTCCTGGGCACCACCGAGGAATGGCTCGCCTACCGGGAATCCCACGCCGCATGA
- a CDS encoding family 43 glycosylhydrolase — MKRLSLFLAAALMAGPALAGQPISPRFNADPSPHAFKGGYYLYATDDASNSGQYWDSTTWRLYSSKDLKTWKDDGAFLGVTVFKWARPDAKAWAPEAAYRDGKYYFYAPVGGDKIGVAVADKPEGPFVDAIGAPLVDKARDANAGAEPIDPQVLIDDDGQAYMVFGTRVPKIVKLGADMKSLAGPIQDIAVTGFPAEDPKKKYGEAPFIHKRQGLYYFSFSTGWPGQIVYATSKSPMGPYAYRGVILDYLKISTNHQAILQDKGKTWFFYHDNLLPGGGDHRRSIAIEPLRYGPDGTILEIKPRAAK; from the coding sequence ATGAAGCGTCTTTCCCTCTTCCTCGCGGCGGCCCTGATGGCGGGGCCCGCGCTCGCCGGCCAGCCCATCAGCCCGCGGTTCAACGCCGATCCGTCACCGCACGCCTTCAAGGGCGGCTACTACCTCTACGCCACCGACGACGCCTCGAACTCGGGCCAGTACTGGGACTCGACCACCTGGCGGCTCTACAGCTCCAAGGATCTGAAGACGTGGAAGGACGACGGCGCGTTCCTGGGCGTGACGGTGTTCAAGTGGGCCAGGCCCGACGCCAAGGCCTGGGCGCCGGAGGCGGCCTATCGCGACGGCAAGTACTACTTCTACGCCCCCGTGGGCGGCGACAAGATCGGGGTGGCGGTCGCCGATAAGCCCGAGGGGCCGTTCGTCGACGCGATCGGCGCGCCGCTGGTCGACAAGGCGCGCGACGCCAACGCCGGGGCCGAGCCGATCGACCCGCAGGTGCTGATCGACGACGACGGCCAAGCCTACATGGTCTTCGGCACCCGCGTGCCCAAGATCGTCAAGCTGGGCGCGGACATGAAGAGCCTGGCCGGTCCGATCCAGGACATCGCCGTCACCGGCTTCCCGGCCGAGGACCCCAAGAAGAAGTACGGCGAGGCCCCGTTCATCCACAAGCGCCAGGGGCTCTACTATTTCAGCTTCTCGACCGGCTGGCCGGGTCAGATCGTCTACGCAACGTCGAAGAGCCCGATGGGGCCCTACGCCTATCGCGGCGTGATCCTCGACTATCTGAAGATCTCGACCAACCACCAGGCGATCCTGCAGGACAAGGGCAAGACCTGGTTCTTCTACCACGACAACCTGCTGCCCGGCGGCGGTGACCACCGACGCTCGATCGCTATCGAGCCGCTGCGCTACGGACCGGACGGGACGATCCTGGAGATCAAGCCGAGGGCGGCGAAATAG
- a CDS encoding TonB-dependent receptor, with translation MNPNISPARILKIALLSATVIGGLPAIAAAQTAAAPSSDTLDAVVVTGFKQSYANAVRSKKAAIEITDGISSDGLGRFPDLNVGEALQRIPGVQINREAEGRDATINLRGMPGEYARTTLNGQSFAGPALLRDNQGSPLGAFNSDIFSAFVIAKSPMANTVSGGLSGNVDLQIAPALSRKDGGFMKGSYEYNTLGDLKAPAATLGYNKHLTDNLAVFGTLAYKKENFRRDTVRLNNYDYLTSAMTGLTPTQFNAAYGQYFSPTACASNATSYCRSLGQALGLSPTAAAAYVTSNTGSKSTNGVWANSAIRQYTRMNVGKVWSGTAGVEWKPNDNTKIGLIGFSTDRNLPDTVQYFLINYVAPSSTPGAGTVITPTGTPIQTNDGRYLYQGYDFTNMNGLSSTRLYSQRQKSNGVIGNIDWSNDKWRLAAALSLSSGSNASVETSVDVVNPTRAGGNNINGSMSTGLDDIGGFSYVTRPTPQNTLGPAGTTWTWGNVNDPVSYYNNGTSANSSIRLGLEGSQSYAKNELNSLGLDGERFVEWGPIKSIQGGVRLEREKYVSTGYRVFGYGIQTSKITPDMLSTAPFVDDFMGGIAGNYTKNWQTLDIRRFLGAVTPVSVYPGGTLSPTGLNIQYSDGAYYDKNFTNENDINQFYIQAKYDTEIFGHGVRGNFGGRYEDTKNTITTLDRTKPPVDSIGSPNDFKTDQYKNKYNFFLPSAIVVADVTDDLILRGAYYKTYVRPHPRQYSPSTKVNPGQILNTGLSSGSVSVYDVSVQIGNNNLRPYMAESFDLSLEWYNRPNGLVSLAYFRKNITGRIASTSDPALLCPSDGSTWGFGALSWDGAYCNATSLSTATRQVHVNASGAYNLDKPTTVEGVEFNIQQNLDFLPGFWKNFGGSFNYAYTTSKSPSIAPFPGISKHNVNLIGYYETPKYGIRAVYNYRSDYPLNANGTYTGGARSVRARGQLDMSASYNVTDNFTLSVDAYNLTDSARFEFENDRRVSRWVDYDGRTFTVTARATF, from the coding sequence GTGAACCCCAACATCAGCCCCGCGCGCATTCTCAAGATCGCGCTTCTGTCCGCCACCGTCATCGGGGGACTGCCCGCCATCGCCGCCGCGCAGACCGCCGCCGCGCCGTCGAGCGACACCCTGGACGCGGTCGTCGTGACCGGCTTCAAGCAGAGCTACGCCAATGCGGTGCGCTCCAAGAAGGCCGCCATCGAAATCACCGACGGCATCTCGTCGGACGGCCTGGGCCGCTTCCCCGACCTGAACGTCGGCGAGGCGCTGCAGCGCATTCCGGGCGTCCAGATCAACCGTGAAGCCGAAGGCCGCGACGCCACCATCAACCTGCGCGGCATGCCGGGCGAGTACGCGCGCACCACCCTGAACGGCCAGTCGTTCGCCGGTCCCGCCCTGCTGCGCGACAACCAGGGCTCGCCGCTGGGCGCGTTCAACTCGGACATCTTCTCGGCGTTCGTGATCGCCAAGTCGCCGATGGCCAACACCGTCTCGGGCGGCCTCTCGGGCAATGTCGACCTGCAGATCGCCCCGGCGCTTTCGCGCAAGGACGGCGGCTTCATGAAGGGGTCGTACGAGTACAACACCCTGGGCGATCTCAAGGCCCCCGCCGCCACGCTGGGCTACAACAAGCACCTGACCGACAACCTCGCGGTGTTCGGCACCCTCGCCTACAAGAAGGAAAACTTCCGCCGCGATACGGTCCGCCTCAACAACTACGACTATCTGACCTCGGCCATGACCGGCCTGACGCCGACCCAGTTCAACGCGGCGTACGGCCAGTACTTCTCGCCGACCGCCTGCGCCAGCAACGCGACCTCGTACTGCCGCTCGCTAGGCCAGGCCCTGGGCCTGTCGCCGACCGCCGCGGCGGCCTATGTCACCAGCAACACCGGCTCGAAGAGCACCAACGGCGTCTGGGCCAACAGCGCCATCCGCCAGTACACCCGCATGAATGTCGGCAAGGTCTGGTCGGGCACGGCTGGCGTCGAGTGGAAGCCGAACGACAACACCAAGATCGGCCTGATCGGCTTCTCGACCGACCGCAATCTGCCCGACACCGTCCAGTACTTCCTGATCAACTACGTCGCCCCGTCTTCGACGCCGGGCGCGGGCACGGTGATCACGCCGACGGGCACGCCGATCCAGACGAACGACGGCCGCTACCTGTACCAGGGCTACGACTTCACCAACATGAACGGCCTGTCCTCGACACGCCTCTATTCCCAGCGCCAGAAGTCGAACGGCGTCATCGGCAACATCGACTGGAGCAACGACAAGTGGCGCCTGGCCGCGGCCCTGAGCCTGTCGTCGGGCTCCAACGCCTCGGTCGAGACCTCGGTCGACGTGGTCAATCCCACCCGCGCCGGCGGCAACAACATCAACGGCTCGATGTCGACCGGGCTCGACGATATCGGCGGCTTCTCGTACGTCACGCGCCCCACCCCGCAAAACACGCTGGGGCCGGCGGGCACGACCTGGACGTGGGGCAACGTCAACGACCCGGTGTCGTATTATAACAACGGCACGTCGGCCAACAGCTCGATCCGCCTGGGCCTGGAAGGCTCGCAGAGCTACGCCAAGAACGAGCTGAACAGCCTGGGTCTGGACGGCGAACGCTTCGTCGAATGGGGCCCGATCAAGAGCATCCAGGGCGGCGTACGCCTCGAACGCGAGAAGTACGTCTCCACGGGCTACCGCGTGTTCGGCTACGGCATCCAGACGTCGAAGATCACGCCGGACATGCTGAGCACCGCGCCGTTCGTGGACGACTTCATGGGCGGCATCGCCGGCAACTACACCAAGAACTGGCAGACCCTGGACATCCGCCGCTTCCTAGGCGCGGTGACGCCCGTCTCGGTCTATCCGGGCGGCACGCTGTCGCCGACCGGCCTGAACATCCAGTACTCGGACGGCGCCTACTACGACAAGAACTTCACCAACGAGAACGATATCAATCAGTTCTACATCCAGGCGAAGTACGACACCGAGATCTTCGGCCACGGCGTGCGCGGTAACTTCGGTGGCCGCTACGAAGACACCAAGAACACCATCACGACGCTGGACCGGACGAAGCCGCCGGTCGACTCGATCGGCTCGCCGAACGATTTCAAGACCGACCAGTACAAGAACAAGTACAACTTCTTCCTACCGTCGGCGATCGTGGTGGCCGACGTCACCGACGACCTGATCCTGCGCGGCGCCTACTACAAGACCTATGTCCGCCCGCACCCGCGCCAGTACTCGCCGTCGACCAAGGTCAATCCAGGCCAGATCCTGAACACCGGCCTCAGCTCGGGTTCGGTCAGCGTCTATGACGTCTCGGTGCAGATCGGGAACAACAACCTGCGCCCCTACATGGCCGAGTCCTTCGACCTGTCGCTGGAGTGGTACAACCGCCCCAACGGCCTGGTCTCGCTGGCCTATTTCCGCAAGAACATCACCGGTCGCATCGCCTCGACGTCCGACCCGGCTTTGCTCTGCCCCTCGGACGGCTCGACCTGGGGCTTCGGCGCCTTGTCATGGGACGGGGCCTACTGCAACGCCACCAGCCTCTCGACCGCCACCCGCCAGGTGCACGTCAACGCCAGCGGCGCCTATAACCTCGACAAGCCGACGACCGTCGAGGGCGTCGAGTTCAACATCCAGCAGAACCTCGATTTCCTGCCCGGCTTCTGGAAGAACTTCGGCGGCAGCTTCAACTACGCCTACACGACGTCCAAGAGCCCCTCGATCGCTCCGTTCCCGGGCATCTCCAAGCACAACGTCAACCTGATCGGCTACTACGAGACGCCGAAGTACGGCATCCGCGCCGTCTACAACTATCGCTCGGACTATCCGCTGAACGCCAACGGCACCTATACCGGCGGCGCACGCTCGGTCAGGGCGCGCGGTCAGCTGGACATGTCGGCCTCGTACAATGTCACCGACAACTTCACCCTGTCGGTGGACGCCTACAACCTCACCGACTCCGCACGGTTCGAGTTCGAGAACGACCGTCGGGTCTCGCGCTGGGTCGACTATGACGGTCGCACCTTCACCGTGACGGCGCGCGCCACTTTCTGA
- a CDS encoding class I SAM-dependent methyltransferase translates to MTDTARRLAHEDLKGVDTDAWIARLKRSVAERVQDGALYPEFPSAEIQRQFVGSAYEDALDEAGRFYRFAQESMVDRAYKRSAGQGYLDFGCGWGRIGRFFLRDFQAEHMAGVDIDPDMVAFCAGANLPGQFGTIVNGQPLPFADGQFRLVTAYSVFTHLPPHLFRAWLAELLRVLSPGGLLVFTVEPPRFLDFLESTDSNSDNAWHVALSAYKDQLPRMRDELARDGVAYLPSGGGAHRGAEIYGDTTVTAKFVAKEAAPHGGEVVRYVDDPAQFWQAAVVIRKREPRGRQGLLARLLDRLTGKA, encoded by the coding sequence ATGACCGACACCGCCCGCCGCCTCGCCCACGAGGACCTCAAGGGGGTCGACACCGACGCCTGGATCGCGCGGCTGAAGCGCTCGGTCGCCGAGCGCGTGCAGGATGGCGCGCTGTATCCCGAGTTCCCTTCGGCCGAAATCCAGCGCCAGTTCGTCGGCTCGGCCTACGAGGACGCCCTGGACGAGGCCGGTCGGTTCTACCGCTTCGCCCAGGAGAGCATGGTCGACCGCGCCTACAAGCGGTCGGCGGGGCAGGGCTATCTGGATTTCGGCTGTGGCTGGGGCCGCATCGGCCGCTTCTTCCTGCGCGACTTCCAGGCCGAGCACATGGCCGGGGTCGACATCGATCCGGACATGGTCGCCTTCTGCGCCGGCGCCAACCTGCCGGGCCAGTTCGGTACGATCGTCAACGGTCAGCCGCTGCCGTTCGCGGACGGCCAGTTCCGGCTGGTGACGGCCTATTCGGTCTTCACCCACCTGCCGCCGCACCTGTTCCGCGCCTGGCTGGCCGAACTGCTGCGCGTGCTCTCTCCGGGCGGCCTGCTGGTGTTCACGGTCGAGCCGCCGCGCTTCCTGGACTTCCTGGAGTCCACCGACTCCAATTCCGACAACGCCTGGCACGTGGCGCTGTCGGCCTACAAGGACCAGCTGCCGCGCATGCGGGACGAGCTGGCCCGTGACGGCGTCGCCTATCTGCCCTCGGGCGGCGGCGCGCACCGCGGGGCCGAGATCTACGGCGACACCACGGTCACGGCCAAGTTCGTGGCCAAGGAAGCCGCCCCGCACGGCGGCGAGGTCGTGCGCTATGTCGATGATCCCGCCCAGTTCTGGCAGGCGGCGGTGGTCATCCGCAAGCGTGAGCCGCGTGGACGCCAGGGCTTGCTGGCGCGCCTGCTGGACCGCCTGACGGGCAAGGCATGA
- a CDS encoding ABC transporter permease, which yields MPSPVMAALKDVGDGIRLAPLWWRVGLDQTASRFQRSILGPFWMACNLLVVAFALAFLVSAMMGVDMSKSYPQVVAGLLAWSLVGTAMAEAQAIFLYNSGLMQSQRLPLSFYVFLHAQKAATNFLFQLIAFWVTMLVLRKFAIPHWTLIPALVVILLIVCIQGFIIAIPSTRFRDVAYMMSYLVQLLFYVTPVFWTADHLSPKARRIVELNPFTHQVELLRAPLTGHAPAMIDWWWTLGTTGVLAVVALALLAMFRKRVVFWL from the coding sequence ATGCCGAGTCCCGTGATGGCGGCGCTCAAGGACGTTGGAGACGGCATCCGTCTCGCGCCCCTGTGGTGGCGAGTGGGCCTGGACCAGACGGCCTCGCGCTTCCAGCGCTCGATCCTGGGTCCGTTCTGGATGGCCTGCAACCTGCTGGTCGTCGCCTTCGCCCTGGCCTTCCTCGTCAGCGCCATGATGGGCGTCGACATGTCCAAGAGCTATCCGCAGGTGGTGGCGGGGCTTCTGGCCTGGTCGTTGGTCGGCACCGCCATGGCCGAAGCCCAGGCGATCTTCCTCTACAATTCCGGCCTGATGCAGAGCCAGCGCCTGCCGCTCAGCTTCTATGTCTTCCTGCACGCCCAGAAGGCGGCGACGAACTTCCTGTTCCAGCTGATCGCCTTCTGGGTGACGATGCTGGTGCTGCGCAAGTTCGCGATCCCGCACTGGACGCTGATCCCGGCGCTGGTCGTCATCCTGCTGATCGTCTGCATTCAGGGCTTCATCATCGCCATTCCCTCGACGCGCTTCCGCGACGTGGCGTACATGATGAGCTACCTGGTCCAGTTGTTGTTCTATGTGACGCCCGTGTTCTGGACGGCCGATCACCTGAGCCCGAAGGCGCGCCGGATCGTCGAACTCAATCCCTTCACCCATCAGGTCGAGTTGCTGCGCGCGCCGCTGACCGGCCACGCTCCGGCCATGATCGACTGGTGGTGGACGCTGGGCACGACCGGCGTCCTGGCGGTGGTCGCGCTGGCGCTGCTGGCCATGTTCCGCAAGCGCGTGGTCTTCTGGCTGTAG